In Nitrosophilus labii, the following proteins share a genomic window:
- the uvrB gene encoding excinuclease ABC subunit UvrB — protein sequence MAKFELISNFKPSGDQPKAIEKLTLSVKSGNKYQTLLGVTGSGKTYTMAKIIENLQMPTLIMTHNKTLAAQLYSEFKGFFPKNHVEYFISYYDYYQPEAYLPRQDLFIEKDSSINDELERLRLSATASLLEFDDVIVVASVSANYGLGNPNEYRKMVQKLEIGQEINQKELLYRLVEMGYKRNDNFFDRGDFRVSGDVIDIYPAYSEDEAIRIEFFGDEIESIYYFDVLTNKKIKDIKSITIYAANQFIVGQNRLAQAIKSIEKELEERLEYFKKENKLLEYQRLKQRTEFDLEMLETTGTCKGIENYSRHLTGKKPGETPYSLIDYFEAMGKDYLIIVDESHVSLPQFRGMYAGDRSRKEVLVEYGFRLPSALDNRPLKFEEFINKAPHYLFVSATPGETELELSSVVAEQIIRPTGLLDPIVEVLPSQYQVETLYDEIKKEVAKQNRVLITTLTKKMAEELTKYYADLGLKVRYMHSEIDAIERNQLIRGLRLGDFDVLIGINLLREGLDLPEVSMVAVLDADKEGFLRSETSLIQTMGRAARNEKGRVLMFAENIEKRVVVDDIETLENIKDKITKSMYNAIKTTVDRRHKQKIYNEKHGIIPKTVKRKLDENLKMEDIDVLYEKKKKIEKLPPKEKEKIVKELRRLMHEAAKKLEFEEAARLRDEIEKIKSL from the coding sequence TTGGCAAAATTTGAACTTATAAGTAACTTTAAACCCTCAGGGGATCAGCCAAAGGCCATAGAGAAACTGACTCTTTCTGTAAAATCGGGCAACAAATATCAAACTCTTTTAGGAGTAACAGGTAGCGGCAAGACATATACTATGGCCAAAATCATTGAAAATCTCCAGATGCCAACCCTTATCATGACTCACAATAAAACTTTAGCCGCCCAACTTTATAGCGAATTTAAAGGTTTTTTCCCAAAAAATCACGTAGAGTATTTTATAAGTTATTACGACTATTATCAGCCCGAAGCGTACTTGCCAAGACAAGATCTTTTTATAGAAAAAGATAGCTCTATCAACGATGAGCTAGAACGCTTAAGACTCTCGGCAACCGCCTCGCTTTTAGAATTTGACGACGTTATCGTAGTTGCTAGCGTAAGCGCAAACTACGGACTAGGAAACCCAAATGAATATAGAAAAATGGTTCAAAAACTAGAAATTGGTCAGGAAATAAACCAAAAAGAACTTCTATACAGACTTGTAGAGATGGGTTATAAAAGAAACGACAATTTTTTTGATAGAGGTGATTTTAGAGTTAGCGGAGACGTTATAGATATATATCCGGCTTATAGTGAAGATGAAGCTATAAGAATAGAGTTTTTCGGTGACGAGATCGAGTCGATTTACTATTTTGATGTACTAACCAATAAAAAGATAAAAGATATCAAATCTATCACAATCTACGCCGCAAACCAGTTTATCGTTGGACAAAACCGATTAGCCCAAGCCATAAAATCTATAGAAAAAGAGTTAGAAGAGAGATTGGAGTACTTCAAAAAAGAGAACAAGCTTTTAGAGTACCAAAGACTCAAACAAAGAACGGAGTTTGATCTAGAGATGCTAGAAACTACGGGAACATGCAAAGGGATAGAAAACTACTCAAGACACCTCACCGGTAAAAAACCCGGAGAAACTCCCTACTCTTTAATCGACTACTTTGAAGCGATGGGGAAAGATTATTTAATCATTGTTGACGAGTCTCACGTTAGTCTTCCCCAATTTAGAGGGATGTACGCAGGAGATAGAAGCAGAAAAGAGGTATTGGTAGAGTACGGTTTTAGGCTGCCTAGCGCACTAGATAACCGTCCATTGAAATTTGAAGAGTTTATAAACAAAGCCCCTCACTATCTTTTCGTTTCAGCAACTCCAGGAGAAACGGAGCTTGAACTAAGTAGCGTTGTTGCAGAACAAATCATCAGACCTACAGGACTTTTAGATCCAATCGTAGAGGTATTACCTTCACAGTATCAAGTAGAGACTCTATATGATGAGATAAAAAAAGAGGTTGCAAAACAAAACAGAGTCTTGATAACCACTCTTACTAAGAAGATGGCGGAAGAACTTACAAAGTATTACGCGGATTTAGGACTTAAAGTAAGATATATGCACTCAGAGATCGATGCTATAGAGAGAAATCAACTAATTAGGGGGCTTAGACTTGGTGATTTTGACGTTTTGATTGGGATAAACCTTTTAAGAGAAGGTTTAGATCTTCCGGAAGTAAGTATGGTGGCAGTTTTGGACGCGGATAAAGAGGGTTTTTTAAGAAGCGAAACATCTTTGATTCAGACTATGGGGAGAGCCGCTAGAAATGAAAAGGGAAGAGTCTTGATGTTTGCGGAAAATATCGAAAAAAGAGTAGTTGTAGACGATATAGAAACTCTTGAGAATATAAAAGATAAAATCACTAAATCTATGTATAACGCTATAAAAACAACCGTTGATAGACGCCATAAGCAAAAAATTTACAACGAAAAACACGGCATAATACCTAAAACTGTCAAAAGAAAACTGGATGAAAATCTAAAGATGGAAGATATCGACGTGCTTTATGAAAAGAAAAAGAAAATAGAAAAACTCCCGCCAAAAGAGAAGGAGAAAATCGTAAAAGAGCTAAGACGCCTTATGCATGAAGCGGCAAAAAAACTAGAATTCGAAGAGGCCGCAAGACTAAGAGACGAAATAGAGAAGATAAAAAGTCTATAA
- a CDS encoding Na/Pi cotransporter family protein, with protein MYQNLILAFSGLGLFLYAMLLMEESMKKLAGRSFKKIIQNSTKTVLKSIFIGVLATAVLQSSSLVSLIVLSLVGAGFVNLKSGIGVIFGANIGTTFTSWVVAIFGFKLNIESFALPLIGVGSFLLLFFIENKKISTLAKLILALGLLFLGLSYMKESMEVFAQNFDLKEYASYGTFAMVAVGFVLTAVIQSSSAATAIFLTALYSGIITFDMGAALVIGANIGTTVTAMLGSIGGTPDKKRIAAAHLIFNLATGVLALILLPYLSRFILEYLALKDDLTTALALFHTIFNFLGVLLFSPFISSLAKYLNTLFTKTKTPIAHYITKVPTDIPEVALEALKNESLHLYKNTLEFCLFIINIRPKDVMVEKLKTKEILEKNSDILDINYSRLYKNLKKLEIMIISYANDLKSKELKEDEVKKIGEITEAVDKMMFASKTFKDIKEDMDRFALSLNEYEYSIYQHFRYSVAKLFKNIMRVIEGEKSRVADIVRIYNEISEDNKNAIFFIAQRIKEYDIAQESAATILNVNRAIFFASKNLIESANRLFLPMIDLTENGFENSKKAA; from the coding sequence ATGTATCAAAATCTTATTTTGGCATTTTCCGGCTTAGGTCTCTTTTTATACGCAATGCTTCTAATGGAAGAGAGTATGAAAAAGCTTGCGGGAAGAAGTTTCAAAAAAATCATTCAAAATTCTACAAAAACAGTTTTAAAATCCATATTTATAGGAGTATTGGCTACCGCTGTTTTACAAAGCAGTTCGTTGGTTTCGTTGATAGTTTTGTCACTTGTAGGTGCGGGTTTTGTAAACCTTAAAAGCGGTATAGGAGTAATTTTTGGTGCAAACATAGGAACTACTTTTACATCTTGGGTAGTGGCGATTTTTGGTTTTAAACTAAATATCGAGAGCTTTGCCTTACCTTTAATAGGAGTCGGTAGTTTTCTACTCCTCTTTTTTATCGAAAATAAAAAAATATCTACTTTGGCCAAATTAATACTTGCGCTAGGATTACTCTTTTTGGGTCTTAGTTATATGAAAGAGAGTATGGAAGTATTTGCGCAAAATTTCGATCTAAAAGAGTATGCTTCCTATGGAACTTTTGCAATGGTTGCCGTCGGTTTTGTCTTAACCGCAGTTATTCAGTCTAGTTCCGCCGCAACCGCTATTTTTTTAACGGCGCTATATTCGGGGATTATAACTTTTGATATGGGAGCTGCTTTGGTCATTGGAGCAAATATAGGAACTACGGTGACCGCAATGCTTGGTTCCATTGGAGGAACGCCTGATAAGAAAAGAATCGCCGCTGCACATTTGATATTTAATTTGGCTACTGGAGTTTTGGCTTTGATATTGCTTCCCTATTTGAGCAGGTTTATATTGGAATATCTTGCTTTAAAAGATGATCTAACTACGGCACTGGCTCTATTTCACACTATTTTTAATTTTTTGGGCGTATTACTTTTTTCTCCTTTTATATCTTCTTTAGCCAAATATCTAAATACTCTCTTTACTAAGACAAAAACACCTATAGCTCATTATATAACCAAGGTTCCAACCGATATACCTGAAGTTGCGCTTGAGGCTTTGAAAAATGAATCTTTGCATTTATATAAAAACACTTTGGAGTTTTGTCTGTTTATAATAAATATTAGACCAAAAGATGTTATGGTAGAGAAATTAAAAACAAAAGAGATTTTAGAAAAAAATAGTGATATTTTGGATATAAACTACAGTAGGCTTTATAAGAACTTAAAAAAACTTGAAATTATGATCATATCTTATGCAAATGATTTAAAATCGAAAGAGCTAAAAGAGGATGAGGTAAAAAAGATTGGCGAGATTACGGAAGCGGTAGATAAAATGATGTTTGCTTCTAAAACCTTTAAAGATATAAAAGAGGATATGGATAGATTTGCCCTAAGTTTAAACGAATATGAGTATTCTATATATCAACATTTTAGATATAGTGTAGCAAAACTTTTTAAAAATATTATGAGAGTTATAGAAGGTGAAAAGAGTAGAGTAGCGGATATCGTTCGTATATACAATGAGATATCAGAAGATAATAAAAACGCTATCTTTTTTATAGCTCAAAGGATTAAAGAGTATGATATAGCTCAAGAGAGCGCCGCTACTATTTTAAATGTAAACAGAGCGATATTTTTTGCCTCTAAAAATCTTATAGAGAGCGCAAATAGACTATTTTTGCCTATGATTGATTTGACGGAAAACGGATTTGAAAATAGTAAAAAAGCCGCTTGA
- a CDS encoding carbonic anhydrase, with product MRINELIKKHVEFKKIYFKKHEDLFVELVKKGQSPKALFIGCSDSRVIPSLITGSKPGDLFVLRNIGNFVPPFKPDYDFHATAAAIEYAVSVLQVENIIVCGHSHCGACESLYKDIPDTPELIHTKKWLEIGIPAKKAALEAVGEENKDELLRFTEKISILVQIENLLTYPEVKKRTKEEKLFLHGWYYKIESGEIEYYDSEKKDFFPLELVDS from the coding sequence ATGAGGATAAATGAACTTATAAAGAAACATGTAGAGTTTAAAAAAATCTATTTTAAAAAACATGAAGATCTTTTTGTAGAACTTGTAAAAAAAGGACAGAGCCCAAAAGCGCTCTTTATAGGCTGTAGCGATTCAAGAGTCATTCCCTCTTTGATAACGGGAAGTAAACCGGGAGATCTCTTTGTTTTGAGAAATATTGGAAATTTTGTACCTCCTTTTAAACCCGATTACGACTTTCACGCAACTGCGGCGGCAATCGAGTATGCGGTGAGTGTTTTGCAGGTAGAAAACATTATAGTTTGCGGACACTCTCACTGCGGGGCTTGTGAGTCGTTATATAAGGATATACCGGATACTCCTGAGTTGATACATACTAAAAAGTGGCTTGAGATCGGTATTCCCGCAAAAAAGGCGGCACTAGAAGCAGTAGGAGAGGAAAATAAAGATGAACTTCTTAGATTTACTGAGAAGATATCTATACTAGTTCAGATAGAAAATCTTTTGACATATCCGGAAGTTAAAAAAAGAACTAAAGAGGAGAAACTCTTTCTTCATGGATGGTATTATAAGATAGAGAGCGGGGAAATTGAGTATTATGACAGTGAAAAAAAAGATTTTTTCCCTTTGGAATTAGTGGATAGTTGA
- a CDS encoding RNA degradosome polyphosphate kinase has translation MINLKDPKLFINRELSWLRFNSRVLEEAQKRENPLLERLKFLAIYGTNLDEFYMIRVAGLKQLFKSRVSVTGPDKMSPLAQLRAIRDYLHKEKLEVQKIFYEIINELENEGLFIKNYNDLDEKTKKEVDNYFFTQLYPVIVPIAVDATHPFPHLNNLSFALVIKLADMQNENEIKYALIRIPRVLPRFIQIDNTYVPIESLVQEHINALFPGYKLISSAPFRVTRNADIEIEEEEADDFMELLEEGLKLRRKGEIVRLEIGENVDEDLLEFLNSHIKVFKDDIYKFKIPLNLGSFWQIVSNKNFAHLLFEPYTPKTLPPLDQEPIFDIMEHEDILLFHPYESFDPVVKFIEDASKDSDVLAIRMTLYRVGKDSPIVKALIEAAESGKQVTALVELKARFDEENNLIWAKALEDAGAHVIFGIPGFKVHAKIAQIIKKEGDRLKQYVHLATGNYNPSTARIYTDTSYFTSQKDITDDATRFFHYLTGFSKKGKLNTLYMSPTQIKPKLLSLIDNETKKGSEGRIIAKMNSLVDPEVIVALYKASRAGVKIDLIVRGICCLRPKVKDVSENIRVISIVGKYLEHARIFYFKHSNPQIFISSADWMPRNLERRIELMTPLFEKELSEKLFEILNLQINDNVLARELQENGEYKRIERIGKTPINSQIVMEEYTNMLYTSHKKSSVSRAKKLARRLLKES, from the coding sequence ATGATAAATCTAAAAGATCCGAAATTATTCATAAACAGAGAACTATCATGGCTTAGATTTAACTCAAGAGTTTTGGAAGAAGCGCAAAAAAGAGAAAATCCTTTGCTTGAGAGACTCAAATTTTTAGCCATATATGGAACCAACTTGGATGAATTTTATATGATAAGGGTTGCCGGACTAAAACAGCTTTTCAAATCAAGAGTATCAGTAACCGGCCCAGATAAAATGTCACCACTTGCTCAACTTAGGGCTATTAGAGATTATCTTCATAAAGAAAAACTTGAGGTTCAAAAGATTTTCTACGAAATTATAAATGAACTTGAAAACGAGGGACTCTTTATAAAAAATTACAACGATTTGGATGAAAAGACAAAAAAAGAGGTAGATAACTACTTTTTTACGCAACTTTATCCGGTAATAGTGCCTATAGCCGTAGATGCAACACACCCTTTTCCTCATCTAAACAATCTTAGCTTCGCCCTTGTCATAAAACTAGCGGATATGCAAAACGAAAACGAAATCAAATATGCGCTTATTAGGATTCCAAGAGTCTTGCCAAGATTTATTCAAATAGATAATACCTACGTTCCTATAGAATCTTTGGTTCAAGAACATATAAACGCACTTTTCCCCGGATATAAACTCATTTCAAGCGCTCCTTTTAGAGTAACTAGAAACGCCGATATAGAAATCGAAGAGGAAGAGGCAGACGATTTTATGGAGCTTTTGGAAGAGGGATTGAAACTTAGAAGAAAAGGAGAGATAGTTAGACTTGAAATAGGCGAAAATGTAGATGAAGACCTTCTTGAATTTTTAAACTCTCACATCAAAGTCTTTAAAGATGATATCTATAAATTCAAAATTCCTCTAAATCTCGGAAGTTTTTGGCAGATTGTTTCCAATAAAAATTTCGCTCATCTGCTTTTTGAACCATACACCCCAAAAACTTTACCGCCTCTAGATCAAGAGCCTATATTTGATATTATGGAGCATGAAGATATATTACTCTTTCATCCTTATGAAAGTTTTGATCCTGTAGTTAAGTTTATAGAAGATGCGAGTAAAGACTCCGATGTTTTGGCTATCAGAATGACGCTTTATAGAGTAGGAAAAGATTCGCCTATAGTTAAAGCGCTTATTGAGGCCGCAGAAAGCGGCAAACAAGTTACCGCTTTAGTTGAACTAAAAGCCAGATTCGACGAAGAGAACAATCTTATATGGGCTAAAGCCTTGGAAGACGCCGGAGCTCACGTAATTTTTGGGATACCCGGATTTAAAGTTCACGCTAAAATAGCTCAAATTATAAAAAAAGAGGGTGATAGATTAAAACAGTATGTTCATCTAGCAACAGGCAACTACAATCCCAGTACCGCGAGAATCTATACCGATACAAGCTATTTTACTTCTCAAAAAGATATTACTGATGATGCCACAAGATTTTTTCACTATTTAACGGGTTTCTCAAAAAAAGGAAAACTAAATACTCTGTATATGTCCCCTACACAAATAAAACCGAAACTGTTAAGTCTTATAGACAATGAGACCAAAAAAGGGAGTGAAGGAAGAATTATAGCTAAAATGAACTCTTTGGTGGATCCTGAAGTTATAGTAGCCCTGTATAAAGCGTCAAGGGCCGGAGTCAAAATAGACCTGATAGTTAGAGGAATATGCTGTTTAAGACCAAAAGTAAAAGATGTAAGCGAAAATATAAGAGTAATCTCCATAGTAGGAAAATATTTAGAACACGCAAGAATATTCTATTTTAAACATTCCAATCCTCAGATCTTTATCTCAAGCGCCGACTGGATGCCAAGAAATTTAGAAAGAAGAATAGAACTAATGACGCCTTTATTTGAAAAAGAGCTTTCGGAAAAACTTTTTGAAATACTCAATCTTCAAATAAACGATAACGTTTTAGCGAGAGAACTTCAAGAAAACGGTGAGTACAAAAGGATTGAGCGTATAGGAAAAACACCGATAAATTCCCAAATAGTTATGGAAGAGTACACCAATATGCTTTACACGTCACATAAAAAAAGTAGTGTTAGCAGAGCAAAAAAACTGGCAAGAAGACTTTTGAAAGAGAGTTAA
- a CDS encoding gamma carbonic anhydrase family protein, translated as MLLRYKEWFPKLEKNVWIAPNSTVIGNVEIGEDSSIWFGCVVRGDVHYIKIGKRTNIQDLTMIHVTHFKNPDMSDGNPTIIGNDVTIGHKVMLHGCTIEDGCLIGMNATILDGAVIGKESIVGAGALITKNKKFPPRSLIVGTPAKVARELTDKEVEELYKSAKRYVDFKNEYIDQIF; from the coding sequence ATGCTTTTAAGATATAAAGAGTGGTTTCCAAAACTTGAAAAAAACGTATGGATAGCTCCTAACTCTACCGTAATAGGCAACGTAGAGATTGGTGAAGACTCATCTATCTGGTTCGGTTGCGTTGTTAGAGGAGACGTTCACTATATCAAAATAGGTAAAAGAACAAATATTCAAGACTTGACCATGATTCACGTTACACACTTTAAAAACCCCGATATGAGCGACGGCAATCCTACTATAATAGGAAACGACGTAACCATAGGACATAAAGTTATGCTGCATGGCTGCACTATTGAAGATGGATGTTTGATAGGTATGAATGCTACTATTTTGGATGGGGCGGTTATAGGAAAAGAGTCTATAGTCGGAGCTGGAGCGCTAATAACAAAAAATAAAAAATTCCCCCCACGAAGTTTAATTGTCGGCACTCCTGCAAAAGTCGCAAGAGAACTTACCGACAAAGAGGTAGAAGAGCTTTATAAATCTGCAAAAAGGTATGTGGATTTTAAAAATGAGTATATAGACCAAATCTTTTAA
- a CDS encoding NAD(P)/FAD-dependent oxidoreductase, whose product MARLVVLGAGVSGHTAATFAKHWLGDSHEVVVISPNSKWNWIPSNIWVGVGQMTPEDVVFELAPVYQKAGIDFKQAKAVSIHPEGKKESEKPYVTIEYTDPSKKGEIEEVEYDYLINATGPKLNFAATPGLGPEHNSLSVCTYQHAAEANDHLQIAIEKMKKGEKQKFLIGTGHGMCTCQGAAFEYIFNIEHELRKAGVRDKAEIKWISNEQFLGDFGVAGLHIKWGGHIVSSKVLAESLFAERGLDWITGAHVKEVQKGKLSYELLDGTEGEEEFDFAMLIPPFSGVGLKAYDKEGNDITDKVFMPNGFMKVDADYTPKSFEEWKGDDWPKYYQNPDYPNMFAVGIAFAPPHPISKPAKSVNGTPITPAPPRTGMPSGIIGKTVAHSIVEMIQGKADKPMHHASMAEMGAACIASTGKGLFDGTAVALTVYPVVPDYDKYPGTGRDPDYTFGEIGLAGHWIKHILHYMFMWKAQLKPGWTLIPE is encoded by the coding sequence ATGGCAAGATTAGTCGTACTAGGAGCAGGTGTATCCGGACATACTGCTGCTACTTTCGCAAAACATTGGCTTGGTGATAGTCATGAGGTAGTTGTAATCTCTCCTAACAGCAAATGGAACTGGATCCCTTCTAATATCTGGGTAGGTGTCGGTCAGATGACACCAGAGGACGTTGTTTTTGAATTGGCTCCCGTCTACCAAAAGGCTGGAATAGATTTTAAACAGGCAAAAGCGGTATCTATTCACCCCGAAGGCAAAAAAGAAAGTGAAAAACCATACGTTACTATAGAATATACCGATCCTTCAAAAAAAGGTGAAATAGAAGAGGTTGAATATGATTACTTGATCAATGCTACCGGTCCAAAACTAAACTTTGCGGCTACGCCTGGTCTAGGACCTGAACACAATAGCTTATCGGTATGTACATATCAACATGCGGCCGAAGCAAACGATCATTTACAAATCGCGATAGAAAAGATGAAAAAAGGTGAAAAACAGAAATTCCTTATAGGTACCGGTCATGGAATGTGTACATGTCAAGGTGCGGCATTTGAGTATATATTCAATATCGAGCATGAACTAAGAAAAGCAGGAGTTAGAGATAAAGCCGAAATAAAATGGATATCAAATGAGCAATTTCTAGGAGATTTCGGTGTTGCAGGCCTACATATAAAATGGGGTGGACATATCGTTTCAAGTAAAGTTTTGGCAGAGTCGCTATTTGCCGAAAGAGGACTTGACTGGATTACAGGCGCTCACGTTAAAGAAGTTCAAAAAGGAAAACTCTCTTACGAACTCTTAGACGGTACAGAAGGAGAAGAAGAGTTTGATTTTGCAATGCTCATACCTCCGTTTAGCGGTGTAGGTCTTAAAGCATACGATAAAGAAGGAAACGATATTACCGATAAAGTATTTATGCCAAACGGCTTTATGAAAGTTGATGCCGATTACACTCCAAAATCTTTTGAAGAGTGGAAAGGCGATGACTGGCCAAAATATTATCAAAACCCTGACTATCCGAATATGTTCGCAGTAGGTATTGCCTTTGCCCCTCCTCATCCAATAAGCAAACCGGCAAAATCTGTAAACGGTACGCCAATAACTCCGGCACCTCCTAGAACGGGTATGCCTTCGGGAATTATTGGTAAAACTGTAGCTCATAGTATAGTTGAGATGATTCAAGGCAAAGCCGATAAGCCTATGCATCATGCTTCTATGGCAGAGATGGGAGCTGCTTGTATAGCTTCAACAGGAAAAGGTCTGTTTGACGGAACAGCAGTTGCACTAACAGTTTATCCTGTTGTACCTGATTATGACAAGTATCCGGGAACCGGTAGAGATCCTGATTATACTTTTGGTGAAATCGGACTTGCCGGACACTGGATCAAACATATACTACATTATATGTTTATGTGGAAAGCGCAACTTAAACCGGGCTGGACATTAATACCTGAATAA
- a CDS encoding peptide deformylase, with product MAKILTYPDKTLLQISGLVRDFNDISVKETIEKLKKTIEENNIKGLSAIQIGIPKRIIVFKDKNQEFVTMINPAIFGKSGKLIDSTESDESLPDIEVTVKRYDTIKIMYQDIDKNDKFLTVSGDEAIFLQRKIDMAYGGYLFDKLDKKKQKEFFKQYGSYGDTCPSYFVKDKIIKALRYTLTLHTILLVASLFFQFAKFVITYKTPIFILEFAWVIFYALYAKYETQKYKNCTSCQGANIFGTSAIYLTIIFTIYIIALFL from the coding sequence ATGGCAAAAATTTTAACCTATCCTGACAAGACACTGCTGCAAATTTCAGGTTTAGTTAGAGATTTTAACGATATCTCCGTAAAAGAGACCATAGAGAAGTTAAAAAAGACTATTGAAGAAAACAATATCAAAGGTCTAAGCGCAATTCAGATAGGTATACCTAAAAGAATAATCGTCTTCAAAGATAAAAACCAAGAATTTGTAACAATGATAAATCCCGCAATTTTTGGAAAAAGCGGAAAACTTATCGATTCTACGGAGAGCGATGAGAGCTTACCCGATATTGAAGTAACAGTTAAAAGATATGACACTATAAAAATAATGTATCAAGATATAGACAAAAATGATAAATTCTTAACAGTAAGCGGAGATGAGGCTATATTTTTGCAAAGAAAAATAGATATGGCTTATGGCGGATATCTTTTTGACAAGTTAGACAAAAAGAAACAGAAAGAGTTTTTTAAACAGTACGGTTCCTACGGCGATACTTGTCCTAGTTATTTTGTAAAAGACAAAATAATAAAAGCTTTAAGATATACGCTAACCTTACATACTATTTTATTGGTCGCTAGTCTCTTTTTTCAATTTGCAAAATTTGTTATAACATATAAAACTCCTATTTTTATATTAGAATTTGCTTGGGTAATTTTTTATGCATTATATGCAAAATATGAGACCCAAAAATATAAAAACTGTACAAGCTGCCAAGGAGCAAATATTTTTGGCACAAGCGCCATATATTTGACAATAATCTTTACAATTTATATAATTGCCCTGTTTCTTTAA
- a CDS encoding dicarboxylate/amino acid:cation symporter has product MNKKVLNLENLTLLSIILGVIFGYFFKDLALNLKVIGDIYIALLKMLIIPLVFASIFIAILGLKSSDDLKSIGLKSFIYYLSTTSLAVILGLIVVNIFDPGSNMQLPQDISSDIQPKDVNINDFLLSFIPSNIFYAFANGQILPIIFFAIMFAIATMYIQKDKKETLYNFFDSINDSMMVLAKWIINLTPIGVFFLIAYTIAKNGIDPLINLYSYVLTVLFALFLHAVVTLGAILYFITKIDPITYFTKIKEALMVSFSTASSSATLPVSIEVAKTNANVDKKVAGFVLPLGATINMDGTALYESIAVMFIANISGVELTFAQQVTIFVTATFASIGAAGIPGAGLIMMTMILESVGLPVEYIALIIAVDRFLDMFRTSINVWGDLIGAKVVDTLVFRKTKI; this is encoded by the coding sequence ATGAATAAAAAAGTGTTAAATTTAGAAAACTTAACACTACTTTCTATAATTTTAGGCGTAATTTTTGGCTACTTCTTTAAAGATTTAGCCCTTAACTTGAAAGTAATTGGCGACATCTACATAGCGCTTCTAAAAATGCTTATCATTCCGCTTGTTTTCGCATCAATTTTCATCGCCATTTTAGGGTTGAAAAGTAGCGATGATCTAAAATCGATAGGGTTAAAATCTTTTATATATTATCTCTCTACCACATCGCTAGCAGTTATTTTAGGGCTTATAGTAGTAAATATTTTCGATCCCGGCTCCAATATGCAGCTTCCACAAGATATCTCTTCGGATATTCAGCCAAAAGATGTAAATATAAACGATTTTTTACTCTCTTTCATACCATCAAACATATTTTACGCGTTTGCTAACGGGCAGATTTTGCCTATTATATTTTTTGCAATTATGTTTGCGATAGCAACTATGTATATTCAAAAAGATAAAAAAGAGACACTTTACAACTTTTTCGACTCCATAAACGACTCTATGATGGTTTTGGCAAAATGGATCATAAATCTAACGCCAATAGGCGTATTTTTTCTTATTGCCTACACAATAGCCAAAAACGGGATAGATCCTTTGATAAATCTATACAGTTATGTTTTAACAGTACTTTTTGCCCTATTTTTACATGCAGTTGTTACACTTGGAGCTATTTTGTATTTCATTACCAAAATAGATCCTATTACATATTTTACAAAAATCAAAGAGGCTTTGATGGTCTCCTTTTCAACAGCTTCAAGTTCAGCTACGCTGCCCGTTTCTATAGAAGTAGCAAAAACAAACGCCAATGTTGATAAAAAAGTAGCCGGGTTTGTCCTTCCTCTTGGAGCCACTATAAATATGGACGGAACCGCGCTTTATGAATCGATAGCAGTTATGTTTATAGCCAATATCAGCGGAGTGGAACTTACATTTGCTCAGCAAGTAACAATTTTTGTTACAGCAACTTTTGCCTCAATAGGCGCAGCCGGTATCCCAGGTGCCGGTCTTATCATGATGACTATGATACTTGAGAGTGTAGGACTACCTGTCGAATATATAGCTTTAATCATTGCCGTAGATAGATTTTTGGATATGTTTAGAACCAGTATAAACGTCTGGGGAGATCTTATAGGTGCAAAAGTCGTTGATACTCTAGTTTTTCGCAAAACAAAGATTTAA